A part of Solicola gregarius genomic DNA contains:
- a CDS encoding acetyl-CoA C-acetyltransferase, translated as MAGTKARAATAPRRVAIIGGNRIPFARSNTAYANASNQDMLTAAIDGLAERYGLAGERLGEVVAGAVLKHSRDFNLTRESVLGSVLSADTPAYDIQQACDTGLQATIQVANKIALGKIDVGIAGGSDTTSDAPLAVNEGLRKILLEANRAKSMKGRLAALAKVRPGHIAPAIPQNAEPRTGLSMGESAALTAVEWDITRAEQDELAVASHQRLAAAYERGFLDDMVSAYLGLDRDQNLRPDSSVEKLAKLKPVFGKGESATMTAANSTPLTDGSSAVLLASEDYAKARGWEVRGYLTDYETAAVDYVHGKEGLLMAPAYAMPRMLARAGLSLQDFDFYEIHEAFASQVLATLKAWEDPIFCKERLGLDAPLGSIDRDKLNVAGSSLAAGHPFAATGGRIVATLAKLLAEKGSGRGVISICAAGGQGVTAIMER; from the coding sequence ATGGCTGGCACCAAGGCGAGAGCGGCGACTGCGCCGCGACGGGTCGCGATCATCGGCGGCAACCGAATCCCGTTCGCGCGCTCCAACACGGCGTACGCGAACGCATCGAACCAGGACATGCTGACCGCCGCGATCGACGGTCTTGCCGAGCGGTACGGGCTCGCGGGAGAGCGACTGGGTGAGGTCGTTGCCGGTGCCGTGCTCAAGCACAGCCGCGACTTCAACCTCACCCGCGAGTCGGTCCTCGGGTCCGTGCTGTCGGCCGATACGCCCGCGTACGACATCCAACAGGCGTGTGACACGGGGCTGCAGGCGACGATCCAGGTGGCGAACAAGATTGCGCTGGGCAAGATCGATGTCGGTATCGCGGGTGGATCCGACACCACCTCGGACGCGCCGCTCGCGGTGAACGAGGGCCTGCGGAAGATCCTCCTCGAGGCCAACCGCGCCAAGTCGATGAAGGGCCGGCTCGCCGCACTTGCGAAGGTGCGGCCCGGGCACATCGCGCCGGCGATCCCGCAGAATGCGGAGCCGCGCACGGGCTTGTCGATGGGGGAGAGCGCCGCGCTGACGGCCGTCGAGTGGGACATCACCCGCGCTGAGCAGGACGAGCTGGCCGTCGCCTCGCACCAGCGGCTCGCCGCGGCGTACGAACGCGGCTTCCTCGACGACATGGTGTCGGCGTACCTCGGACTCGACCGCGACCAGAACCTGCGGCCCGACTCGTCCGTCGAGAAGCTGGCGAAGCTCAAGCCGGTGTTCGGCAAGGGTGAGTCGGCGACCATGACGGCCGCGAACTCGACGCCGCTGACCGACGGTTCGTCCGCAGTGCTGCTCGCGTCGGAGGACTACGCGAAGGCGCGCGGCTGGGAGGTCCGCGGCTACCTCACGGACTACGAGACCGCGGCCGTCGACTACGTGCACGGCAAGGAGGGGCTGCTGATGGCACCCGCGTACGCGATGCCGCGGATGCTGGCGCGTGCAGGTCTGTCGTTGCAGGACTTCGACTTCTACGAGATCCACGAGGCGTTCGCCTCGCAGGTGCTCGCGACCCTCAAGGCGTGGGAGGACCCCATCTTCTGCAAGGAGCGGTTGGGTCTCGACGCGCCACTCGGTTCGATCGATCGCGACAAGCTGAATGTCGCCGGATCGTCGCTCGCGGCGGGTCATCCGTTCGCCGCGACCGGTGGCCGGATCGTTGCGACGTTGGCGAAGCTGCTTGCCGAGAAAGGCTCCGGTCGTGGTGTGATCTCGATCTGTGCGGCAGGCGGGCAGGGCGTCACCGCGATCATGGAGCGGTAA
- a CDS encoding DNA-3-methyladenine glycosylase family protein, whose translation MEVSTFAGATRTWVAGRPVPVGPILSSLRRGSGDPTYALHDGHIWRAMRTPIGPATLVLPASAPGGRVAAQAWGPGAGWALDRVPRMLGDADDVDGFAPRHDVLADAWRRFEFVRVPATGLVFEALLPAILEQKVTGHEAWYAWRRLVREHGEPAPGPGESLRLAVPPAAETVRRIPSWTWRQLCVDHARSRAIVTVAQRADALERTLDASADAAETALRSLPGIGVWTAAEVRQRAHGDRDAVSFGDYHLSARVGTVLTGRPVDDATMAEVLEAYRPHRYRVQRLVELAGPMPQRRHPRMPPRRHLPTPGSPGGR comes from the coding sequence GTGGAGGTGTCGACGTTCGCGGGCGCAACGCGTACTTGGGTCGCCGGCCGTCCGGTTCCGGTCGGCCCGATCCTGTCGAGCCTTCGACGTGGGTCCGGCGACCCGACGTACGCGCTGCACGACGGGCACATCTGGCGTGCGATGCGAACCCCGATCGGGCCGGCCACGCTCGTACTGCCCGCGTCGGCACCGGGCGGTCGCGTTGCCGCGCAGGCCTGGGGCCCGGGCGCCGGTTGGGCGCTCGACCGAGTGCCGAGAATGCTCGGCGACGCCGATGACGTGGACGGATTCGCGCCGCGCCACGACGTTTTGGCCGATGCCTGGCGACGTTTCGAGTTCGTCCGGGTGCCCGCTACCGGCCTGGTGTTCGAGGCCCTGCTGCCCGCCATCCTGGAGCAGAAGGTGACCGGTCACGAGGCGTGGTACGCCTGGCGACGCCTCGTCCGCGAGCACGGCGAACCCGCGCCCGGACCCGGCGAGAGTCTTCGGCTCGCGGTCCCGCCGGCGGCCGAGACCGTACGTCGGATTCCGTCCTGGACCTGGCGACAGCTGTGCGTCGACCACGCGCGCTCCCGCGCGATCGTCACCGTGGCGCAGCGGGCCGACGCACTCGAGCGAACGCTCGACGCATCGGCGGACGCCGCTGAGACCGCCCTTCGGTCGCTGCCCGGCATCGGCGTGTGGACGGCCGCCGAGGTACGCCAGCGGGCACACGGAGATCGCGATGCCGTGAGCTTCGGCGACTACCACCTCAGCGCGCGTGTCGGCACGGTGCTCACCGGCCGCCCGGTCGACGACGCGACCATGGCGGAGGTGCTCGAGGCGTACCGCCCGCACCGCTACCGGGTGCAGCGGCTGGTGGAGCTGGCCGGACCGATGCCGCAGCGGAGACACCCGAGAATGCCGCCGCGCCGGCATCTACCAACTCCCGGCTCACCCGGCGGTCGATGA
- a CDS encoding 3-oxoacyl-ACP reductase — protein MTDRYLALVNTPVGQLIAKNVGIPNPPVLERWRDGAPLVDGTVLVGAAEGGRLEKYVGDLLATHDVAVDGAAEDGKRYKGIVFDASGIRTPDQLVRLQEFFTPVLRSLARCGRVVVLGTPVENAESDGEAIAQRALEGITRSLGKEVGRGATVQLVYVAPGAEDAAASTLEFLLSPKSAYVSGQVIRIGTLAKNAPEPVDVRRPLEGKVALVTGASRGLGEAMARTLHRDGATIVGLDVAPLASDLKKLIDELGGTSITLDITAADAPKRIARHLDEAHGGVDIVVHNAGITRDKRLRNMKSENWQAVIDVNVGAPQRITAELLDQQLIRPNGRVIGVSSIAGIAGNNGQTNYAASKAGVIGFVQELAARVADTGITVNAIAPGFIETAMVKTIPMAIREAGRRMNSMSQGGRPIDVAETVAWYANPGSSSVSGNVVRVCGQSLLGA, from the coding sequence ATGACTGACCGATACCTTGCCCTCGTCAACACCCCGGTCGGACAGCTGATCGCGAAGAATGTGGGCATCCCCAACCCGCCGGTCCTCGAGCGCTGGCGCGACGGCGCACCGCTCGTCGACGGCACGGTGCTGGTCGGCGCGGCCGAGGGTGGCCGACTCGAGAAGTACGTCGGCGACCTGCTCGCCACGCACGATGTCGCCGTGGACGGTGCGGCGGAGGACGGCAAGCGATACAAGGGCATCGTCTTCGACGCGAGCGGCATCCGGACGCCCGACCAGCTCGTGCGGCTCCAGGAGTTCTTCACGCCCGTGCTGCGCAGTCTGGCGCGCTGCGGACGAGTCGTCGTGCTCGGAACCCCCGTCGAGAACGCCGAGTCCGATGGTGAGGCCATCGCCCAACGCGCTCTCGAGGGGATCACGCGGTCGCTCGGCAAGGAGGTCGGCCGCGGCGCGACCGTCCAGCTCGTCTACGTCGCGCCCGGCGCCGAGGATGCCGCGGCGTCCACGCTCGAGTTCCTGCTCTCGCCGAAGTCCGCGTACGTCTCGGGTCAGGTCATCCGTATCGGTACGCTCGCGAAGAACGCACCCGAGCCAGTCGACGTACGCCGGCCGCTCGAGGGCAAGGTCGCCCTCGTCACCGGGGCCTCGCGCGGGCTCGGCGAGGCGATGGCGCGCACGCTGCACCGTGACGGCGCGACGATCGTCGGCCTCGACGTCGCTCCGCTCGCGAGCGACCTGAAGAAGCTGATCGACGAGCTCGGCGGCACGAGCATCACGCTCGACATCACTGCAGCCGACGCCCCGAAGCGCATCGCGCGCCATCTGGACGAGGCACACGGCGGAGTCGACATCGTCGTACACAACGCCGGCATCACGCGCGACAAGCGCCTGCGCAACATGAAGTCCGAGAACTGGCAGGCGGTCATCGACGTCAACGTCGGCGCGCCGCAGCGCATCACGGCCGAGCTGCTGGACCAGCAGCTGATCCGCCCGAACGGCCGCGTCATCGGCGTGTCGTCGATCGCCGGCATCGCCGGCAACAACGGCCAGACGAACTACGCCGCCTCGAAGGCGGGCGTCATCGGCTTCGTGCAGGAGCTCGCGGCCCGGGTGGCCGACACCGGAATCACCGTGAACGCGATCGCGCCCGGATTCATCGAGACGGCGATGGTCAAGACGATCCCGATGGCGATCCGTGAGGCCGGCCGCCGGATGAACTCGATGTCGCAGGGCGGACGGCCGATCGACGTCGCCGAGACCGTTGCGTGGTACGCGAACCCCGGCTCGTCGTCGGTCAGCGGCAATGTCGTGCGAGTGTGCGGTCAGAGCCTGCTGGGGGCCTGA
- a CDS encoding sulfatase: protein MRRTPFGDMTRNRQPFEVILVISTRTSAAVGSFVLPATLVVAGLGAPRPAHSAAADPVVSNTPRPNIVFVLGDDVGWSDLSGRRTNLGNRSDFNETRNINRMAKQGVAFTNAYACVNCAPSRAALMTGLYAPRPTNNIYLVGHLNRGGDDTRLVGPPQGLPDGDAALPAQAVTVAETLRSGGYATGYAGKFHVTRSGSDVTALHGFDENIGGTGAAAPKRYHAANGTFAGGIGPELDAFASDYTQAYVDRNIKPYTHGVPDTSVDALVGTDKHVTDAVTDATIDFIDRHDDRPFLTFMSEYAVHSPINNDQARRDLLAKYRAKPPGATPSKPSYAALLEGLDQSVARVVDHLETTPDPRNPGHPLADNTVVVFTSDNGGRTTLGAFNGPLKGQKGELDEGGVRVPFIAWSGNRALVDRGRINQSPINGTDVYPTLAALGRTSLPAGIPFDGTSLKPALAHNATVKRPRYQHLPGYLIGGGRDQRPQSTIRAGRWKLLYSYETRTWRLYDVSRDIGERRNLASRRPGVVTRLGTKLLRWLANMNAPLATLRDDEVPMTFTVTGDTYADGQVTRHRGDELVIEPGAEVPMVLETTTG, encoded by the coding sequence TTGCGCCGGACCCCGTTCGGCGATATGACCCGCAACCGCCAGCCATTCGAGGTGATTCTCGTGATCTCGACCCGCACATCAGCCGCGGTCGGCTCGTTCGTACTCCCGGCGACGCTCGTTGTCGCCGGGCTGGGCGCCCCTCGACCCGCCCACTCGGCCGCCGCTGATCCGGTTGTCTCCAACACCCCGCGACCGAACATCGTCTTCGTCCTCGGCGACGACGTCGGATGGTCCGACCTCAGCGGTCGGCGCACCAACCTTGGCAACCGAAGCGACTTCAACGAGACCCGGAACATCAACCGGATGGCCAAGCAGGGCGTGGCATTCACCAATGCCTACGCGTGCGTGAACTGCGCACCGAGTCGGGCCGCCCTGATGACGGGCCTGTACGCGCCGCGGCCGACGAACAACATCTACCTCGTCGGCCACCTCAACCGCGGCGGCGACGACACCCGCCTCGTCGGCCCTCCCCAAGGGCTCCCCGACGGCGACGCCGCCCTGCCGGCACAGGCAGTCACGGTGGCCGAGACCCTGCGATCCGGCGGATACGCGACCGGATACGCCGGGAAGTTCCACGTGACCCGGTCCGGCTCCGACGTCACCGCGCTGCACGGGTTCGACGAGAACATCGGCGGCACCGGGGCGGCCGCACCGAAGCGGTACCACGCCGCGAACGGCACCTTCGCCGGCGGGATCGGTCCCGAGCTGGATGCGTTCGCCTCGGACTACACCCAGGCGTACGTCGACCGGAACATCAAGCCGTACACGCACGGTGTACCCGACACCTCGGTCGATGCGCTCGTCGGCACCGACAAGCACGTCACGGATGCGGTCACGGACGCGACCATCGACTTCATCGACCGCCACGACGACCGGCCGTTCCTGACCTTCATGAGCGAGTACGCCGTGCACAGTCCGATCAACAACGACCAGGCGCGCCGCGACCTGCTCGCCAAGTATCGAGCCAAGCCGCCGGGGGCCACACCGTCGAAGCCGTCGTACGCCGCCCTGCTCGAGGGCTTGGACCAAAGCGTGGCCCGGGTGGTCGACCACCTGGAGACGACGCCCGACCCGCGAAACCCCGGTCATCCGCTGGCCGACAACACGGTGGTCGTCTTCACCTCCGACAACGGTGGGCGCACCACCTTGGGCGCGTTCAACGGTCCGCTGAAGGGACAGAAGGGCGAGCTCGACGAGGGCGGCGTGCGGGTTCCGTTCATCGCGTGGAGCGGCAATCGCGCCCTCGTAGACCGGGGACGGATCAACCAGAGTCCGATCAACGGCACCGACGTGTACCCGACACTCGCCGCACTCGGCCGCACGAGCCTTCCCGCGGGCATACCGTTCGACGGTACGAGCCTGAAACCTGCGCTGGCGCACAACGCCACCGTGAAACGGCCGCGATACCAGCACCTACCCGGCTACTTGATCGGCGGCGGGCGTGACCAGCGTCCACAGTCGACCATCCGCGCGGGTCGCTGGAAGTTGCTGTACAGCTACGAGACCCGCACGTGGAGGCTGTACGACGTGTCCCGGGACATCGGAGAGCGCCGCAACCTTGCGTCAAGGAGACCCGGGGTCGTGACGAGGCTCGGCACCAAGCTGCTCCGCTGGCTGGCCAACATGAACGCGCCACTCGCCACCCTGCGGGACGACGAGGTACCGATGACGTTCACCGTGACCGGCGATACGTACGCCGACGGTCAGGTGACCCGCCACCGGGGCGACGAGCTGGTGATCGAGCCAGGCGCCGAGGTACCGATGGTCCTGGAGACCACAACCGGGTGA
- a CDS encoding TetR/AcrR family transcriptional regulator, translating to MDATTRPASEPQPRGSRPKSTAPMSATAQRRRQRADEILRATRSLFDAAGVRDAQIEDIARAVGINRAIIYRHFTGKEELFALTLVAYLDEIQTRMRSADDETLEPPERLRLICGAFLDYGEEYPAFVDCALTLLRTPGTELMNDVAEGAMFRLGRAISGALQCLVDVLDAGSTSGNFRVDDPQLLANVLYTQALGGLQLARLRLVVSEASPGLPEVQSVSFDVVREYLLQAAIAMATGVPNR from the coding sequence ATGGATGCGACGACCCGACCGGCCTCCGAGCCGCAGCCACGCGGGTCGAGGCCCAAGTCGACGGCACCGATGAGTGCGACGGCACAACGACGCCGGCAGCGCGCCGACGAGATACTCCGCGCCACCAGGTCGCTGTTCGACGCGGCCGGCGTACGTGACGCGCAGATCGAAGACATCGCTCGCGCCGTCGGCATCAACCGCGCCATCATCTATCGCCATTTCACCGGCAAGGAAGAGCTGTTCGCTCTCACCCTCGTCGCGTACCTGGACGAGATCCAGACGCGGATGCGCTCGGCCGACGACGAGACGCTGGAGCCTCCGGAGCGATTGCGGCTGATCTGCGGGGCATTCCTCGACTACGGCGAGGAGTACCCCGCGTTCGTCGACTGCGCGCTCACCTTGCTACGCACGCCGGGCACCGAACTGATGAACGACGTCGCCGAGGGTGCGATGTTCCGCCTGGGCCGCGCCATCAGCGGCGCGCTGCAATGCCTGGTGGATGTCCTGGACGCCGGTTCGACGAGCGGGAACTTCCGCGTCGACGACCCACAGCTGCTGGCGAACGTGCTGTACACACAGGCGCTGGGTGGACTCCAGCTCGCCCGCCTGCGGCTGGTCGTGAGCGAGGCGAGCCCGGGGCTCCCGGAGGTGCAGTCGGTGTCCTTCGACGTCGTACGCGAGTACCTCCTGCAGGCCGCGATCGCGATGGCAACGGGCGTACCCAACCGCTGA
- a CDS encoding MaoC family dehydratase: MAVRNLDAAPATLPLYVKAALPALPVVGNLPGVRHADGDVPDVTLTREQITTDGANLAAYADVCGFGLRNELPATYPHLAAFGLQLMLMTDTSFPFAPMGAVHLTNSITQYFPLEVGESYAMSVHATNLRPHPRGRLVDLVSRATVDGTLVWEETSSYLSRGARDESASADSPVDGLEAPAGTARWRLGGDLGRRYGAVSGDRNPIHLYRLSAKALGFPRQIAHGMWTKARCLAALGSALPRAYRVDVEFKKPILLPGTVSFGADLGERETSFGVTGSKKPITHLVGRVTTL, translated from the coding sequence ATGGCCGTTCGCAACCTCGATGCCGCGCCCGCGACGCTTCCGCTGTACGTGAAGGCCGCTCTTCCCGCGCTTCCCGTCGTCGGCAACCTCCCGGGCGTACGCCACGCAGACGGCGACGTACCCGACGTGACTCTGACCCGCGAGCAGATCACCACCGACGGCGCCAACCTCGCCGCGTACGCGGACGTGTGCGGATTCGGCCTGCGCAACGAGCTGCCCGCGACGTACCCCCATCTGGCGGCGTTCGGGCTGCAGCTGATGCTGATGACCGACACGTCGTTCCCGTTCGCCCCGATGGGCGCCGTGCACCTGACGAACTCGATCACCCAGTACTTCCCGCTCGAGGTGGGCGAGTCGTACGCGATGTCCGTGCATGCCACGAACCTGCGGCCGCACCCGCGTGGACGGCTCGTCGATCTCGTCTCGCGGGCGACCGTCGACGGCACGCTCGTGTGGGAGGAGACCAGCAGCTACCTTTCCCGCGGTGCGCGCGACGAGTCGGCGTCCGCAGACTCCCCGGTCGACGGACTGGAGGCTCCCGCGGGCACGGCACGGTGGCGGCTCGGCGGCGACCTCGGCCGCCGCTACGGCGCCGTCTCCGGCGACCGCAACCCCATCCACCTCTACCGGCTGAGCGCCAAGGCGCTCGGCTTCCCGCGGCAGATCGCGCACGGCATGTGGACCAAGGCGCGGTGCCTTGCCGCACTCGGATCTGCCTTGCCGCGCGCGTACCGCGTGGACGTGGAGTTCAAGAAGCCGATCCTGCTGCCGGGCACGGTGTCGTTCGGTGCCGATCTCGGCGAACGGGAGACGTCATTCGGAGTCACGGGCTCCAAGAAGCCGATCACCCATCTCGTCGGCCGCGTTACCACGCTCTAG
- a CDS encoding PAC2 family protein: protein MGWIRNRSTRRQTSPIPGLDEGERPVLVHALDGFLGAGSGPRVAAEYIGGDDGMVVESLDVDEYYDYRARRPPLIFDEDHYREYEPPTLDVRLHRDQVGTPYLMLAGPEPDYRWEAFAIDVADVIEQYDVGLTVGMGAVPMGVPHTRPLVVTQHANRKALVDQRNLWNGQVVVPASAQALLEYRLGEWGFDAMGYVVHVPHYLAQVDYPAASIALLESVSRRTGLRFELDELRARQVEAIADIEDQIREQDGGAVLANLEQQYDAFSRGANQSLLASDEALPSGDELGRQFEQFLAQVDKRDDD from the coding sequence ATGGGATGGATCCGCAACCGCAGTACGCGCCGGCAGACATCGCCGATTCCCGGTCTCGACGAGGGCGAGCGACCGGTGCTTGTGCACGCCCTCGACGGCTTCCTCGGCGCCGGGTCCGGACCGCGAGTGGCGGCCGAGTACATCGGAGGCGACGACGGGATGGTCGTCGAGAGTCTCGACGTCGACGAGTACTACGACTACCGCGCTCGACGCCCGCCGCTGATCTTCGACGAGGACCACTACCGGGAGTACGAGCCCCCGACGCTGGACGTGCGACTCCATCGCGACCAGGTGGGCACGCCGTACCTGATGCTCGCGGGACCGGAGCCCGACTACCGCTGGGAGGCGTTCGCGATCGACGTCGCCGATGTCATCGAGCAGTACGACGTCGGGCTCACCGTCGGCATGGGTGCCGTGCCGATGGGCGTACCGCACACCCGACCGCTCGTTGTCACCCAGCACGCGAACCGCAAGGCGCTGGTCGACCAGCGCAACCTCTGGAACGGGCAGGTCGTCGTGCCCGCGAGCGCGCAGGCGTTGCTCGAGTACCGACTCGGTGAGTGGGGCTTCGACGCCATGGGGTACGTCGTGCACGTGCCGCACTACCTCGCGCAGGTCGACTATCCGGCGGCCTCGATCGCGCTGTTGGAGTCCGTGTCGCGCCGTACCGGCCTGCGCTTCGAACTCGACGAGCTGCGCGCACGACAGGTGGAGGCGATCGCCGACATCGAGGACCAGATCCGCGAGCAGGACGGCGGTGCAGTGCTGGCGAACCTCGAGCAGCAGTACGACGCGTTCAGCCGTGGCGCGAACCAGTCGCTGCTGGCGTCCGACGAAGCGCTGCCTTCCGGCGACGAGCTCGGTCGCCAGTTCGAGCAGTTCCTCGCCCAGGTCGACAAGCGCGACGACGACTGA
- the dxs gene encoding 1-deoxy-D-xylulose-5-phosphate synthase codes for MGLLETIEDPRDLRDLDDEQLTSLAAEIRERIIASVAVNGGHLGPNLGVVELTIAIHRIFRSPSDRVVFDTGHQAYVHKMLTGRADQFDRLRKEGGLSGYPCQDESDHDIVENSHASTSLSYADGLAKANSLAGRDDHVVAVIGDGALTGGMAWEALNNIAADNDRRLVVVVNDNGRSYMPTVGGLANHLASLRTNPKYEPALEAIRDRIKGTKVVGPKAYDTLHAIKKGLKDAIAPQGMFEDLGLKYLGPIDGHDQEAVENALTLAKRYGGPVLVHVLTTKGKGYDIAVANEVDQMHQAPSGGFDPETGDATTASPASWTSVFRDEIVRLADHDPRIVAITAAMLYPVGLDAFAEKFPDRVFDVGIAEQHAVTSAAGLAIGGMHPVVALYSTFLNRGFDQLLLDVALHRCGVTFVLDRSGVTGDDGPSHNGMWDMSLLQIVPTLRLAAPRDGARVRELLGEAVAVSDAPTVVRYPKGGVCADVEAIERIGEADIMLREGAEDVLLIGVGSMVGMALDVARGLAADGVGATVVDPRWVKPIGPEIVDLAQRHRLVVTIEDNGRSGGVGAMVRQAVADADVRTPVRVHGVPQEFPDHAKREVILERVGLTPEAILDDTRARLG; via the coding sequence ATGGGGCTGCTCGAAACGATCGAAGATCCGCGCGATCTTCGAGACCTCGACGACGAGCAGCTCACGTCGCTCGCTGCAGAGATCCGCGAGCGGATCATCGCCTCGGTCGCCGTCAACGGCGGTCATCTCGGCCCCAACCTCGGTGTGGTCGAACTGACCATCGCGATCCACCGGATCTTCCGGTCGCCGAGCGACCGCGTCGTCTTCGACACGGGCCACCAGGCGTACGTGCACAAGATGCTGACGGGCCGCGCCGACCAGTTCGATCGGCTGCGCAAGGAGGGTGGGCTTTCGGGCTACCCGTGCCAGGACGAGTCCGATCACGACATCGTCGAGAACTCCCACGCATCGACGAGCCTCTCGTACGCCGACGGGCTCGCCAAGGCCAACTCGTTGGCCGGTCGCGACGACCACGTGGTTGCGGTGATCGGCGACGGCGCCCTCACCGGGGGGATGGCCTGGGAGGCGCTCAACAACATCGCGGCAGACAACGACCGCCGGCTCGTGGTCGTGGTCAACGACAACGGCCGCTCGTACATGCCGACGGTCGGCGGCCTCGCCAACCACCTCGCGTCGCTGCGGACCAACCCGAAGTACGAACCCGCGCTCGAGGCGATCAGGGACCGCATCAAGGGCACCAAGGTCGTCGGGCCGAAGGCGTACGACACGCTGCATGCGATCAAGAAGGGCCTGAAGGACGCGATCGCCCCCCAGGGGATGTTCGAGGACCTCGGCCTGAAGTACCTCGGACCGATAGACGGCCACGACCAGGAGGCGGTCGAGAACGCCCTCACGCTCGCGAAGAGGTACGGCGGACCGGTCCTCGTCCACGTCCTGACGACGAAGGGCAAGGGGTACGACATCGCGGTCGCCAACGAGGTCGACCAGATGCATCAGGCGCCGTCCGGTGGGTTCGATCCCGAGACCGGTGACGCGACCACCGCCTCACCCGCCTCCTGGACGTCGGTTTTCCGCGACGAGATCGTGCGGCTCGCAGATCACGACCCGCGCATCGTGGCGATCACCGCGGCAATGCTCTACCCCGTGGGGCTCGACGCGTTCGCCGAGAAGTTTCCCGATCGGGTGTTCGACGTCGGCATCGCCGAGCAGCACGCCGTCACCAGTGCGGCCGGCCTCGCGATCGGCGGCATGCACCCCGTCGTCGCCCTCTACTCGACCTTCCTGAACCGCGGCTTCGACCAGCTGCTGCTCGACGTCGCCCTGCACCGCTGTGGCGTCACGTTCGTGCTCGACCGGTCGGGTGTCACCGGTGACGACGGCCCGAGCCACAACGGCATGTGGGACATGTCCTTACTGCAGATCGTGCCTACCCTGCGGCTGGCCGCACCGCGCGACGGCGCCCGCGTACGTGAGTTGCTCGGCGAGGCGGTCGCGGTGTCCGACGCGCCGACGGTCGTGCGCTACCCGAAGGGCGGCGTGTGCGCAGATGTCGAGGCGATCGAGCGCATCGGCGAGGCCGACATCATGCTTCGCGAGGGAGCCGAGGACGTCCTGCTCATCGGCGTCGGCTCGATGGTGGGCATGGCGCTCGACGTCGCCCGGGGGCTCGCGGCCGACGGTGTCGGTGCGACCGTCGTCGACCCGCGCTGGGTCAAGCCGATCGGGCCCGAGATCGTCGACCTCGCACAACGCCATCGGCTCGTCGTGACGATCGAGGACAACGGCCGTTCTGGGGGAGTCGGCGCGATGGTGCGACAGGCCGTCGCCGACGCCGACGTACGCACCCCGGTGCGGGTGCACGGCGTACCACAGGAGTTCCCGGACCACGCGAAACGAGAGGTCATTCTCGAGCGGGTGGGACTGACACCGGAGGCGATCCTCGACGACACGCGGGCCCGGCTCGGGTAA
- a CDS encoding acyl-CoA thioesterase: MPESISELVGLLDLERLDEDLFRGSHPSSSEMTRVFGGQVAAQALMAACSSIPAGRNVHSLHAYFLLGGDPSVPIIYDVDRIRDGGSFSTRRVSARQHGEVIFYMTASFHKQESGYDHQDEMPVVPPVEKSIPMIDLLKTLNEDVAEHWKREWAAIDLRYVGDNRSDDDTTRKTVPAVQRMWFRANGDLPDDPVLNACVLTYISDLSLLGTSLLPHGVLIGSPRIQPASLDHAVWFHRPVRADEWLLYDQTSPSATGARGFATANIYAQGGELVASVAQEGLIRPIEPRR, from the coding sequence GTGCCTGAATCGATCTCCGAGCTCGTCGGCCTGCTCGATCTCGAGCGCCTGGACGAGGACCTGTTCCGGGGCTCGCACCCGTCGTCGAGCGAGATGACCAGGGTCTTCGGCGGCCAGGTGGCCGCGCAGGCCCTGATGGCCGCGTGCTCCAGCATTCCGGCCGGTCGCAACGTGCACTCGCTGCACGCGTACTTCCTGCTCGGCGGTGACCCGTCGGTGCCGATCATCTACGACGTCGACCGGATCCGCGACGGCGGTTCGTTCAGCACCCGACGCGTGTCCGCGCGACAGCACGGCGAGGTCATCTTCTATATGACCGCGTCGTTCCACAAGCAGGAGTCGGGCTACGACCATCAGGACGAGATGCCGGTCGTACCCCCTGTCGAGAAGTCGATCCCGATGATCGACCTGCTCAAGACGCTGAACGAGGACGTCGCCGAGCACTGGAAGCGCGAGTGGGCCGCGATCGACCTGCGCTACGTGGGCGACAACCGCTCCGACGACGACACCACCCGCAAGACGGTTCCCGCGGTGCAGCGTATGTGGTTCCGCGCCAACGGCGACCTGCCGGACGATCCCGTGCTCAATGCGTGCGTGCTGACGTACATCAGCGATCTGAGCCTCCTCGGTACGTCCCTGCTGCCGCACGGTGTGCTGATCGGTTCGCCGCGCATCCAGCCGGCGTCGCTCGACCACGCGGTGTGGTTCCACCGCCCGGTACGTGCCGACGAGTGGCTGCTGTACGACCAGACCTCGCCGTCCGCGACCGGCGCCCGAGGGTTCGCGACCGCGAACATCTATGCGCAGGGTGGCGAGCTCGTCGCGTCGGTAGCGCAGGAGGGCCTGATCCGGCCGATCGAGCCGAGGCGCTGA